The genomic segment tttgaaaatgttgcaatgtaatattcttcgttaggcttttattgcattgcaaatcttaattgcgcattgctaACCTTTAACACCAGCTctgaagttttattaaatattttgtggcaaaaaaggtaaacatttttattacatccactgcgaacatttgcaaaagcaatttgtttgcaaactttgcgaggaattCGGTAAGGCCTTTAATCTGTGAAAAATGGCGCAACGCTTGCAAGCGTCTTTGCAACCGTTTTTTGAACTAgcgaagcatattacattccgCTGTTTCATTCATATTATTATATTGGAGAAAATGTTGGCTGTGTCTTTAAATGTGTTGAGTAATatcataatatttaaataaacaaaataaagctttaaaaaaaataaaaaaagtaggcATGATCAGTTGTTGCAGCAGAGCACCatgaaccaaaaaaatatttccgaATCTATGTAGTGATAAGAGAAACAAGCAGCCAGCACTCCggataaaattttattttatccggagtgccgcctgttTGTTTCTCTATTTTACCAAGGCACAGCAGaggcgctggtggctgagcacccggtTTTGGAGTGGCATCAAATGGGGGAGGAACACCTGCgaggggtgagtttggagcgacTCTATCCTTTTGATTATGAAGTGATAAGATTTAAGCACTTGGGGCCTCTTggcaacatctttttttttaaatttgttcgttgatacaacgaaaaaaaccccacaaagacaaattaaacttcgaaatcgctaagtctttattaagaaataacttacgaaactccgcttgtgctcctcttcagaaaaggcgaaaggacggcgatccatcgtgtggcgctcgatttttcctccctggctatctcctataaggaaggcaagtaggagaaatcgagcgccgcatggtGGATcgcattttctgaagaggagcgtaagTGGAGTTTCAggtagttatttcttaataaagacttagcgatttcaaaatTCATCTAATGAATGGATGTATGGAATCAGCTACAAGTGGATGCAGTTCAGTGAGAGGCTTTTTATTGTGACCATAAAAACAACAAGCAATAATGCAGCTCACACACAGCACTATTCTGGCACCAAGTCTTCCCTTATGTCACATGGAATGATCCAGACACAGCAATTGTCTCCAAGTCTATTGGCGAAACCAGAGGGCGACTGGCGACCTTTTCTCCAAAACGTGATGATGTGAGTTTTTTGGTGACAGCCAACGGCAATTTGCCTGGAGAGAACCGAAGCTGTATCAAATCATTCAGATTGGTTCCAAATGAAACATGACAGGAAGCAGGACACAATGCATTTTGAGAGCCTGAAGGTGTCTGTATGTAGTAAGCCGACAGTCAAGGGGAAAAACCAAGCATCAGAGATAATCATTACCGTCTCAATTAGAAATGAGAAAGTCTGAATGTGGGTCAGAGCATCGCCCGCACAGTTTTACAATGGAACGACCACTTTGCTACAATGATGAACTGCAAAGACTGACGGTCACGTCTGTGTTGTCTCTTCTTTTGGCTTGTGTGTCTTTGACTGAATTTCCATCTCCTGATCTAATCGCTCCTTGGCTCGAACAACCTGTAGAGAAGGCAAAGCATTCCCCTTCAGTCTTGTTGTATTGCTACCAATAGAACCAGCTTTCCACCAGTGACTACTACTATATATCAACATTACATGTGTGTGGCTAGCAGCAGCAGTTGCCGGTCGTCTGATACAGCCAGCAACATTTCCTATTATAAAGCATCAAGTGCATTTCAAGGCCtctgtccctttaaacatttaaagtaGTCGTAGTTTCCAAACTCCAAACTGTCAGTTGGCATGTGCTTGATTCCTAAATCCTTAGCTGTCGGTTGCTAATCTCCATGTGTGGATGAATACACGGTCAGTCACAGTTCTGTGCTCCTTGTTATGGTTTATATGAGCTTAAGCTGAATGACAAAGCCTGAGCCAGTTACTTGGGAACCAATAGGGGCAATTTGCTACTTAGCTGGGCCATTATCTGGAACCGTTTCATTCCTAAAGTGGATTCCTTCAGGTTTTCAGGCATTTTGGGACACACAGATGCAcactccctgctctgggctcagattacagcagagaagggggggggggaagaggagtaaactgagcatgctcacgcccagggcaatgagatttaagatgaaggcaggaagtctgatacagaagcccatgagtacacaatagaaggaaagaaatgctgtgtttcttttgacagaggactcagagcagcactactttgggagtttactggtatatttagatggacctttctgataaggcttaccgtatatactcgagtataagccgtcctgagtataagccgaggtacctaattttacctccaaaaactggcttattgactcgagtataagcctagggtgagaaatgcagcagcttctggtaagtttcaatccaaaaattgagggtttctgctcccattggaggtgcgacccgagtataagacgaggtagagtttttcagcataatttgggggctgaaaaactcggcttatactcgagtatatacggtacttagttttaacctttccttctcctttaaataaggtggttgaagcacactcGATATTGTCTAGTTTGGACCCTATGTAATAACAACATATCATAGATTCCAGAGCAGAGACGGGTGCCGGGTATAAGAGGAGGTGTTGGAAGGATGATGAAAACACAGACGTCACCTGAAGGCTTCAAATGTATGGATACACTGCAGTGGGACCGGAGAGATGATCTGCTGATGTCTGCAACGATGGCCACATTTCCCTAGCAACAAACCTACCTGACCTAGGTCTTATTTAGCATGTACCACATGGTATAACCTGGGCATGGTATATCTGTGTTTACCCATTCTGCGTACTGCCATAAATCATCAGCAGGCAGTTGTAGGCTAAGTCAGTGAATCACTGTGGGAGgggcactttaaaggggttgttcacctttgagttaactgttagtatgatttagacagagagttatattctgagacaatttgcaattggttgtcatttttttattatttaaggtttttgagttattttgctttttattcagcagttctccagtttgcagtatcagtaatctggttgctagggtccaaattagcctagcaaccattcattgatttgaataagagactggactatgaataggagaggcctgaatagaaagataagtaataaaaagtagcgataacaatacatttgtagccttacagagcatttgctttttagatggggtcagcgacgcccatttgaaagctggaaagagtcagaagaaaaaggcaaataattataaaaatataaaataatgaaaaccaattgaaacgttCCTTagaatttggccattctataacatactaaaagttaatttaaagatgaaccaccctttaaaatgGCAGCTTACAGTGAGCGACAGATGTAAGGAGTAATTTCTGACTGCAAGCACAGTGGCATTTCCTTGCAGTAAAACCCAATTTATTATAAGTACTTGTACCAAAATCTactctttgcacttccatatagttgcactcgGCCCCACATattccttcctgtctccaaaTCTTAACTGAACACAGTTTAAACTATCAACACAGATGAAGCCTGCACCACTTCTGCACcgggcagtagctccagggtcccaCCAACGCccgtgtcaataggtgcagcacactTGCATTAATGATTCAGGCACATGTCACTCAAATAACAATGATCAGAATTTTagcacaattgcatctgatttatgGCAAAGTACAAGTGCAATTGCAGCCATTTTGTTGCATAAGGTTCAATGTCTCGTGACTGCAGTTCTGGGAAATAATGCTGAATTATGGGGGAAAACATGGctcaaaaattgcattttgctcactgcacttatagacataaatgacccctttagtcTAGAAGCAGTTTTAAAGAAAGCAATcgtgaaaaataaacatattacaaaaacaaaaatcaatccATGACTCTTATTCCAGCTTTTGCTGGGTGATTTCAATTGCACTGAATCACACCTAGAAACCCAATGTAGCTCACACAAACCTGCTCTGTGCATTTAAAATGATggaataatatctatatatatatatatctgttgggCACCGCAGGGTAACCCATCGTTGACACCTCACCTTAGACTGTAAGTAAAAGGATCCTCCCAGCCCTTTGTCATTCACCTTGAACAGATGCTCATAGTTCTGTTAAAAGAAGAAATGAGGTCAGAATAGAAGCCAAGGAGCTGAACGAAAGAGGCTGCGAGTGAGACAAGAAGATGGGCTAATGCCAATAACCTCACTGCTGCCATTCATTATTGATGCCAATGTCATGTAACACTGAGTCAAGGAGTTACGCCTGAGGGAGCCCAGAGTTTATTGTCTCTAGGGAAGGTCAAATAAATAGGATATAAACAGGAACTATAAGCAAGACAGCACTTGTATGAAACAACagaggcagggttggactgggtctcCTCGGCCCCCAGAGAACCTGACACCCTAAGCCGACTCTCACAGTAATTACATATATTGGTACATAGAGGAAATAAGCTTGGGCTTGGGAAATAAGCataggctggggcccaccaggagatcCTCTGCTACTCCAGTCGCACCTTGTACAGAGATGAATCCATGCTGCAGCTCCAAGCAGAATACTATTAtagcactactactactactattattactactactactactactattattactactactacaacaactactgctactactacttaTATCATAGGACTTCAGATACAGTCCCACCCCAAGGCATGATGCTTGTGCATGGGTTAATATAATGCAAGCTGCAGCCCTAGACACTGGAGGAGGGTGACATTTCTGTATGGAGCAGCATTCTATAAAAGGCTAAACCTCTCAAAATTTttggaggttcacctttaagataacttttagtatgttataaaatggtcaaatctaagcaacttttcaattagtgttcattgtttatttttttatagtttttgaatggtttgccttcttcttttgactctttccagctgacccatctgaaaaacaaatgggctgtaagtaaggctacaaatgtatcgttattgctactttttattactcatcttctattcagactagggatgtaccgtatccaggattcagttcaggatttagccttttttaacaagattccgccgaatccttgtgcctggccgaatcaaaaccgtatatgtaaattaggggcgggtagggaaatccttgacttttcgtcataaaagaattttttccactttttcctttcctgcccctaatttgtaaattaggattcggattctgttcggtattcggctgaatcttttaccAAAAATTCGGGGATTCAGGCCAAATCCCATATAgggaattcagtgcatccctaattcagaccctctctcctattcatattccagtctcttattcaaatcaatgtgcggttgctagagtaatttggaccctagcaaccagataactgaaattgcaaactggagagctgctgaataaaaagctaaataacgcaaagactacaaataataaaaaataaaaaccaattgcaaattgtttcagaaaatcACTCCCTAcgtgatactaaaagttatgatcaacccctttaaatttgtttTGTGTCTTTGCCACTGAAGGGACAATTTTGcacaggctaaaggtggccatacacgggccgataaaagctgccgacagaccgtgtcggcagcttattggcccgtgtatgggggcccccgacgggcttccccgatcgagatctggccgaaagtcggccagatctcgatcggatgggattaaaaatcccgtcggatcgcagccgcatctgttcgttgatgcggtcccgcgatccgaccgcctgtttggcgaacgctaggatccgatcgttgggccctagggcccacgatcggatcagcccgatattgcccacctcaaggtgggcatatcggagggagatccgctcgtttggcgacatcgccaaacgagcggatctatccgtgtatggccaccttaagggctttGGAGAGGGGACATTGGCCATGTCTTATGGGATGggatgtgtctttttccaactttACCTTCTGGATCTCCTCCGGTGTTAGTTTGGAAACATTAAGGATCTGCTGGGCCTCCTGAAGGCTTATCCCAGACAGGCTGCTGACTGCTGCTGACTCTGTCCCAGCTCTCCCTCTAGCTTCTGCTGCTACCTTGCTTGCTGCAACATACACATCATAGGAAAAGAGGGAGAATTAGAGAGTATAAAGACAAGTGCAGTTAGTAATGTGGTGGGAAGCCTTCGGGCAATACAAATAGTTTGTTCTATTCTGAGTGATTCGCTGGACATTTTCCTACCAGCGTGTAATGGAATGAATATAGAAATGAACTGGGCTTTTCTGTGACTCCATAAATAAAGTTTCTCTTACAGAGACAATAACATAAATATGTGATATCAAAGCATCCCTAGTGCTCACAGACAGATGATGATTTTCTTTTCTAGTCTATGCAGAAaacctcagccctttagcatctCCTCGTATAATTGGAAGGGAACAGACGACTGGtataaaaaggggggaaaaaagctgAGCACTTTACTTTAAATAGGTTTAAGCAAAATCTCCCCCTTCTCTTGGCTATTCATATTAGGCATTGTTAGAGCAATGAAACTGCAGGACCATTACTCATGTAAAAAGTGttattattgtataataataaCTCTCTATTTATCATCTCAGAAGTGGGTTTATCAAATCTACCACTCGCTATAACACCCACTTGGATACAGATCATGCTCTGTTGATGAGTAATatccatatacagatatgggacctgttatacaaaatgcttgggaccaggggttttccggataagggatctttatacagtctactagaaagtcatgtaagcattaaataaacccaataggattgttttgcttacaataaggattaattatatcttagtttggatcaagtacaagctactgttttattattacacagaaaaaggtaataattttttaaaaattcgtataaaatggagtgtatgggtgacggccatcctgtaattcggaagtttctagataacagatcccatacctgcatatgcaTTGATTGATCTATTAGGCAACATGAGTGCATGGAACTAGTTATCCACATA from the Xenopus laevis strain J_2021 chromosome 9_10L, Xenopus_laevis_v10.1, whole genome shotgun sequence genome contains:
- the pam16.L gene encoding mitochondrial import inner membrane translocase subunit tim16-A produces the protein MAKYLAQIVVMGMQVVGRAFTRALRQEFAASKVAAEARGRAGTESAAVSSLSGISLQEAQQILNVSKLTPEEIQKNYEHLFKVNDKGLGGSFYLQSKVVRAKERLDQEMEIQSKTHKPKEETTQT
- the pam16.L gene encoding mitochondrial import inner membrane translocase subunit tim16-A isoform X1, coding for MAKYLAQIVVMGMQVVGRAFTRALRQEFAASKVAAEARGRAGTESAAVSSLSGISLQEAQQILNVSKLTPEEIQKVVRAKERLDQEMEIQSKTHKPKEETTQT